One Synergistales bacterium DNA segment encodes these proteins:
- a CDS encoding undecaprenyl/decaprenyl-phosphate alpha-N-acetylglucosaminyl 1-phosphate transferase: protein MHAGTVPRGGGLALWSGYVLWVLLFSPADHFFSPVIGTTVTVVFFVGYLDDLYRLPAAARLVVHLGAAALVVFPMESELWVSLLGMIWIAGLTSAYNMIDGLNGLCLLLSTGSFLLAVLLGAIELPLLVAGLCLGLLVWNYPVAKTFIGDGGSTLLGFLWGACMFTLMQSSLCSLSLGKLVILLFLLGGIPALDTAISIVRRARKRQSPFHPDREHLHHRLLSRGIPLPAVLLILIFIHTAMLFSGIYFILII, encoded by the coding sequence ATGCACGCCGGGACGGTACCCCGAGGGGGCGGACTCGCACTCTGGTCGGGATATGTTCTCTGGGTGCTTCTCTTTTCTCCTGCAGACCATTTCTTTTCCCCAGTCATTGGAACTACCGTGACTGTGGTGTTCTTTGTGGGATACCTGGATGACCTCTATCGACTGCCCGCTGCAGCAAGACTCGTCGTTCATCTGGGTGCGGCCGCGCTTGTGGTCTTTCCGATGGAAAGCGAGCTCTGGGTCTCCCTTCTCGGTATGATCTGGATAGCAGGCCTGACCAGCGCGTACAATATGATCGACGGACTGAATGGGCTCTGCCTTTTGCTTTCCACAGGTTCTTTCCTGCTTGCCGTGCTCCTCGGTGCGATCGAGCTCCCGTTACTTGTGGCCGGCCTCTGCCTCGGCCTATTGGTATGGAACTATCCGGTCGCCAAGACGTTTATCGGCGACGGAGGCAGTACCTTGCTCGGATTTCTGTGGGGGGCCTGCATGTTTACACTTATGCAGTCCTCCCTTTGCTCGTTGAGCCTGGGGAAACTCGTCATCCTTTTGTTCCTCCTGGGGGGCATTCCGGCATTGGATACAGCGATTTCCATAGTGCGTAGAGCCCGAAAGCGGCAATCACCCTTTCACCCAGACCGGGAACATCTGCATCATCGTCTTCTTTCCAGAGGGATTCCTCTGCCTGCTGTTTTATTAATTTTGATTTTCATTCATACAGCAATGCTGTTTTCTGGAATATACTTCATATTGATTATTTAA
- the wecB gene encoding UDP-N-acetylglucosamine 2-epimerase (non-hydrolyzing), whose amino-acid sequence MSKGHESAYAGTAPPYTVIVVVGTRPEAIKMAPVIKALEESVLLRPYVLATGQHEEMLLSPLRFFGLEPDSMLRIMKEGQTLDYVTAAVLTGAGDVLDAVSPDVVLVHGDTTTTFAATLASFYRGIPVGHVEAGLRSGRLATPFPEELNRVLTDAMCTLWYAPTTNAYNNLVAEGRKEDRIEITGNTVVDALLWASQRVRRPDNQDLAALPKDVPTVLLTAHRRESWGKGLENICYAVMELLKQEPALWFLVPMHLNPRVRTVIQGILGREERVILCDPLAYPDFVWAMKRCSLILSDSGGVQEEAPALGKPVLVLRDVTERPEAVECGSAELVGTETARITLAVRQKLKECNDTRAAPKTYNNPFGDGKAAERIRASLEAFLGSDSGCGSSEEAYSV is encoded by the coding sequence ATGTCAAAAGGTCATGAATCGGCATACGCAGGAACAGCTCCACCGTATACGGTGATCGTTGTGGTTGGCACACGCCCCGAGGCCATCAAAATGGCTCCGGTGATCAAAGCGCTTGAGGAGTCTGTGCTTCTCCGCCCCTATGTGCTCGCCACAGGCCAGCACGAAGAGATGCTCCTCTCTCCATTGCGTTTCTTCGGGCTTGAACCGGACAGTATGCTCCGTATCATGAAAGAGGGACAGACCCTGGACTACGTGACCGCCGCCGTTCTCACCGGAGCAGGAGATGTGCTGGATGCCGTTTCTCCGGATGTGGTCCTGGTGCACGGCGATACCACAACGACCTTCGCCGCAACACTCGCTTCGTTTTACAGGGGGATCCCCGTAGGGCATGTAGAGGCAGGTCTCCGCAGCGGCAGGTTGGCAACACCGTTCCCCGAGGAGCTCAACCGTGTACTCACCGATGCGATGTGCACGCTGTGGTACGCCCCTACGACCAATGCGTACAACAATCTGGTTGCCGAGGGAAGAAAAGAGGACCGTATCGAGATCACAGGGAATACGGTGGTGGACGCCCTTCTCTGGGCGTCTCAAAGGGTACGGCGCCCGGACAACCAGGATCTTGCCGCTCTGCCGAAGGATGTCCCGACTGTGCTCCTCACGGCGCACAGGAGGGAATCCTGGGGAAAGGGGCTTGAAAACATATGCTACGCTGTCATGGAGCTTCTCAAGCAGGAACCGGCGTTGTGGTTTCTCGTGCCCATGCACCTGAATCCCCGGGTCAGAACGGTTATCCAGGGGATACTGGGCAGGGAGGAACGCGTCATCCTCTGTGACCCCCTTGCCTATCCCGACTTCGTGTGGGCTATGAAACGGTGTTCCCTGATCCTTTCCGACAGCGGCGGGGTGCAGGAGGAAGCCCCCGCCCTGGGGAAGCCGGTGCTTGTCCTTCGGGATGTCACAGAACGTCCCGAAGCGGTTGAATGCGGCTCGGCAGAACTGGTGGGAACAGAAACGGCGCGGATCACTCTTGCTGTGCGGCAAAAGCTCAAAGAATGCAACGATACCCGTGCCGCACCGAAAACATACAACAACCCCTTTGGTGACGGCAAAGCCGCGGAGCGGATACGCGCTTCGCTGGAAGCGTTCCTGGGATCCGATTCAGGCTGCGGTTCAAGTGAGGAGGCATACAGTGTTTGA
- a CDS encoding uracil-DNA glycosylase: protein MTKELKYPQNEAERQATWEECWKELQRQVSGCTKCPLSASRNRVVFGDGDPHTDLMFIGEGPGGDEDQQGIPFVGRAGQLFNKILEAAGIGRNEIFITNVVKCRPPSNRNPSIEEMTACDGFLHSQIALINPRLIVCLGNTPTKWILKTTEGITKLRGHWFPWKGIQVRPMFHPSYLLRNASNKTGSPKHLTWVDIQEIKQAWRNGE, encoded by the coding sequence ATGACAAAAGAGCTGAAGTACCCTCAGAACGAAGCGGAACGACAGGCAACCTGGGAAGAATGCTGGAAGGAACTGCAGCGACAGGTGAGCGGCTGCACCAAATGCCCTCTTTCCGCCTCGCGGAATCGTGTCGTTTTCGGTGACGGCGATCCCCATACGGATCTTATGTTTATTGGAGAAGGACCGGGCGGCGATGAAGATCAGCAGGGAATCCCATTTGTCGGCAGGGCGGGACAGCTGTTCAACAAGATACTGGAAGCCGCCGGTATCGGGCGGAACGAGATCTTCATCACCAATGTGGTCAAGTGCCGTCCCCCCAGCAACCGCAACCCTTCCATAGAGGAGATGACAGCCTGCGACGGGTTTCTGCATTCCCAAATCGCACTCATCAATCCGCGGCTGATTGTCTGTCTTGGGAACACACCGACAAAATGGATTCTGAAAACCACGGAAGGGATTACGAAACTGCGGGGGCATTGGTTCCCCTGGAAGGGCATCCAGGTACGCCCCATGTTCCATCCGAGCTATCTGCTACGGAATGCCTCCAACAAAACGGGAAGCCCCAAACATCTCACCTGGGTTGATATCCAAGAGATCAAACAGGCGTGGCGGAACGGGGAGTAG
- the uppS gene encoding di-trans,poly-cis-decaprenylcistransferase: MQEKRKVPQHIAIIMDGNGRWAKARNLPRIMGHHAGVKTVERIVRAAKDEGVSHLSLYAFSTENWKRPRSEVKGLMGLFRYYVRGKVKTMIGEGARLRFAGLLRELPEDIRSMLAWAERETAQGTDIDLIVCLNYGGRQEVMQAVNSLLEEGKRPPITEQDIADRLFLPDLPDPDLLIRTSGEYRLSNFWLWQSSYSEFYFTEKFWPDFSAQDLHEAINEYIRRDRRYGGTGTS; this comes from the coding sequence ATACAGGAAAAACGGAAGGTTCCCCAACATATCGCCATCATCATGGATGGAAATGGACGGTGGGCCAAAGCACGCAATCTGCCGAGAATCATGGGGCACCACGCTGGTGTCAAAACGGTGGAACGCATTGTCAGGGCGGCCAAGGATGAGGGGGTGTCCCATCTTTCGCTCTACGCGTTTTCCACGGAAAACTGGAAGAGACCGCGGTCCGAAGTCAAAGGGCTCATGGGATTGTTCCGCTACTACGTTCGCGGCAAGGTCAAGACAATGATCGGAGAAGGCGCACGGCTCCGTTTCGCCGGACTCCTCCGGGAGCTCCCCGAGGACATCAGAAGCATGCTCGCCTGGGCTGAAAGGGAAACCGCACAGGGCACCGATATCGACCTGATCGTCTGCCTCAATTACGGGGGGCGACAGGAAGTGATGCAGGCCGTGAACAGCCTTTTGGAAGAGGGGAAGCGCCCACCAATCACGGAACAGGACATTGCGGACCGCCTCTTTCTCCCCGATCTCCCCGATCCGGATCTTCTTATCCGCACAAGCGGCGAGTATCGGTTGAGCAACTTCTGGCTCTGGCAATCAAGCTACAGCGAATTCTACTTTACCGAGAAATTCTGGCCTGATTTTTCCGCACAGGATCTCCACGAGGCAATCAATGAATATATCAGAAGGGACCGACGGTATGGTGGAACGGGTACTTCCTGA
- the hisC gene encoding histidinol-phosphate transaminase → MTWMDNIARKVLSGLEPYRPGKPIGSVQRELGLKEITRLSSNENPWPLPERVQEAIRNASVEINRYPDPESYYLRRALAKQYGVSPKEVIVGAGTESILYSLFQAVIDEGDEVVYYTPTYPLYKLAACAAGANCVTVDVPLHTTPAVESIMARCTDQTKVVVLCNPNNPTGLFIERDELIQLSAFLEGKQTLLVVDEAYAEFVTDPRYTGGVQLFRELGNVVILRTFSKIYGLAALRVGYSIAPKPIVEAYERVRRVFGVNKIGQAAALAALQEKQYIEDIRDRTIAERERLTSELMDMGLRVYPTHTNFLLVAVSNSSSITEQLLREGIIIRPGEDLGVPDHIRVSIGLPEENERFVSALRKVLKRSGK, encoded by the coding sequence ATGACCTGGATGGACAATATCGCTCGGAAGGTACTGTCTGGTCTTGAACCGTACAGACCGGGGAAACCGATAGGAAGCGTGCAACGGGAGCTGGGTCTCAAAGAGATAACACGCCTGAGTTCCAACGAGAATCCCTGGCCACTCCCGGAACGCGTTCAGGAAGCAATCCGAAATGCTTCGGTCGAAATCAATCGCTATCCCGACCCGGAGTCGTACTATCTCCGGAGGGCGCTTGCGAAACAATACGGTGTCTCCCCCAAGGAGGTAATTGTAGGAGCGGGAACCGAAAGCATCCTCTATTCCCTTTTCCAGGCTGTTATCGATGAGGGCGACGAGGTGGTCTACTATACACCCACATATCCCCTCTACAAGCTTGCGGCCTGCGCTGCCGGCGCCAATTGTGTCACCGTCGATGTTCCGCTGCATACGACGCCGGCGGTGGAAAGCATTATGGCGAGGTGTACCGACCAGACAAAGGTCGTCGTCCTCTGTAATCCCAACAATCCCACAGGACTGTTCATCGAACGCGACGAGTTGATACAGCTATCCGCCTTTCTCGAGGGCAAGCAAACGCTTCTCGTTGTCGATGAGGCCTATGCCGAGTTTGTCACCGACCCGCGCTACACCGGCGGTGTTCAGCTTTTCCGGGAGTTGGGCAATGTGGTGATCTTGCGGACCTTTTCCAAGATATACGGCCTCGCTGCGTTACGTGTGGGGTATTCCATCGCCCCGAAACCCATTGTGGAAGCCTACGAACGGGTACGCCGCGTTTTCGGCGTGAACAAAATCGGGCAGGCGGCCGCACTGGCCGCATTGCAGGAAAAACAGTATATCGAGGATATCCGTGACCGGACCATCGCAGAGCGGGAGCGACTCACGTCAGAGCTGATGGACATGGGGCTGAGGGTCTATCCGACCCATACCAATTTTCTCCTGGTAGCGGTGAGCAACTCCTCCTCGATCACCGAACAACTGCTGCGGGAAGGGATCATCATCCGCCCGGGGGAAGACCTCGGCGTCCCCGATCATATACGGGTATCCATCGGATTGCCCGAAGAAAACGAACGTTTTGTTTCTGCTCTGAGAAAGGTCCTGAAACGTTCCGGGAAATGA
- the dxr gene encoding 1-deoxy-D-xylulose-5-phosphate reductoisomerase produces the protein MPQVRLAVIGATGTVADAVLWVCRHFPEQFSVEAIVARKNVDKMQQLCDEFQPRYIGLTDTEAAKAFPAGRYASTLFQGPEALEEVVRLDRIDHIVFASSGTMAIQALRTALNEGKDVSLANKESIVVGGPWVLPSIQRKGQLRPLDSEHNALWQCLREERTDQVADVFLTASGGPFRDDDRETLAQATPEMALRHPVWRMGGKISVDSATLMNKGLELLEAMRLFDLRADQVHALIHPDSLVHGIVTFIDGSSKMLYASPDMKQPCAVALGFPDRLPLSGTGYTVAFPEHLQLTFTPPDTDRFPCLALAQEACRREGPYPALLVGADEVAVDAFLQRRISLIEIPGIIEHVFNRHSGAAPESLDEALAILEWAKAEARKQVGQIL, from the coding sequence ATCCCTCAGGTACGACTTGCCGTCATCGGCGCCACAGGCACCGTAGCGGACGCGGTGCTCTGGGTATGTCGGCACTTTCCCGAACAATTCTCCGTCGAAGCCATCGTGGCCAGAAAAAACGTGGACAAGATGCAGCAACTCTGTGACGAATTCCAGCCGCGTTACATCGGTTTGACGGACACCGAAGCAGCAAAGGCCTTCCCGGCCGGACGATACGCTTCCACCCTCTTCCAGGGCCCCGAAGCACTGGAAGAGGTGGTGCGGCTCGATCGTATCGACCATATTGTGTTTGCCTCTTCCGGGACCATGGCCATCCAGGCATTGCGAACGGCACTGAATGAAGGGAAGGACGTCTCTCTTGCGAATAAGGAGAGTATCGTCGTAGGAGGCCCCTGGGTACTGCCGTCCATCCAGCGGAAAGGACAGCTGCGCCCTCTGGACAGCGAACACAACGCCCTCTGGCAGTGCCTCCGGGAGGAACGGACAGACCAGGTCGCCGACGTCTTCCTGACCGCTTCGGGAGGTCCCTTTCGTGATGATGACCGGGAAACATTGGCACAGGCCACGCCGGAGATGGCCCTCCGCCACCCTGTGTGGCGCATGGGCGGGAAGATCTCCGTCGACAGCGCCACACTGATGAACAAGGGTCTTGAGCTTCTTGAGGCGATGCGGCTCTTCGACCTCCGGGCGGATCAGGTCCATGCCCTCATCCATCCCGATTCCCTGGTACACGGTATTGTGACCTTCATCGACGGCTCTTCGAAGATGCTCTACGCCTCACCCGATATGAAACAGCCCTGTGCGGTTGCGCTTGGCTTTCCGGATCGACTGCCGTTGTCAGGCACGGGGTACACCGTTGCGTTTCCGGAACATCTGCAGCTTACCTTTACCCCGCCCGATACGGATCGCTTCCCCTGTCTCGCCCTCGCCCAGGAAGCCTGCCGCCGTGAAGGGCCCTACCCTGCACTGCTGGTGGGGGCCGACGAGGTGGCCGTCGATGCGTTCCTGCAGAGGCGCATCTCGTTGATCGAGATCCCCGGCATCATAGAACATGTCTTCAACAGGCACAGCGGGGCCGCACCGGAATCACTCGATGAGGCCCTTGCCATCCTTGAATGGGCAAAAGCTGAGGCACGAAAACAGGTCGGTCAAATACTGTAA
- a CDS encoding phosphatidate cytidylyltransferase codes for MVERVLPEQNARNFLLRTASGSGVVVAIVCGLYLGGWFWFCVAGFIGMVSLWEYYCLVRSQFHVSSGIGMIAGLSAIVLTGFSCSDGLTLAVFPVACIGILILEILRRQSTKSSDALRNLGGTLSGVAYVVLPWCLMIYLRYQNWGFLVLLTLFLCTWATDVTAYVAGMQWGEKPFFPFVSPKKTLEGAAGGLLGSLFAASLISFALAIPPIPLLLIGLICGTLGQFGDLGESVLKREAHKKNSGALIPGHGGMLDRFDSILFNASCVFILFEVVLK; via the coding sequence ATGGTGGAACGGGTACTTCCTGAACAGAACGCACGCAATTTCCTTCTTCGGACGGCAAGCGGTTCCGGCGTTGTGGTCGCCATCGTTTGCGGCCTCTATCTGGGCGGCTGGTTCTGGTTTTGTGTGGCCGGTTTCATCGGCATGGTCTCCCTCTGGGAATACTACTGCCTTGTCCGTTCCCAATTCCACGTATCCAGTGGTATCGGAATGATTGCAGGGCTGTCGGCCATCGTGCTTACCGGCTTCAGTTGTTCCGACGGTCTTACGCTGGCCGTCTTCCCCGTCGCCTGCATCGGCATTCTCATACTGGAGATTCTCCGGCGTCAGAGCACCAAGTCCAGTGATGCCCTGAGGAACCTTGGAGGAACCCTCTCGGGGGTCGCCTATGTGGTGCTTCCCTGGTGTTTGATGATCTACCTCCGGTATCAGAATTGGGGATTCCTGGTGCTCCTGACCCTTTTCCTCTGTACATGGGCCACCGATGTCACCGCCTATGTCGCCGGCATGCAGTGGGGCGAAAAACCCTTTTTCCCCTTTGTAAGCCCCAAAAAAACACTGGAGGGTGCGGCGGGGGGACTGCTGGGGAGCCTCTTCGCGGCAAGCCTCATCTCCTTCGCCCTGGCAATCCCTCCCATTCCTCTCTTGCTCATCGGTCTGATCTGTGGCACATTGGGGCAGTTTGGAGACCTTGGGGAATCGGTGCTCAAGCGCGAGGCCCACAAGAAGAACAGCGGCGCTCTCATCCCCGGCCATGGGGGGATGCTCGACCGCTTTGACAGCATTCTCTTCAACGCAAGCTGTGTCTTCATCCTGTTTGAGGTGGTTCTCAAGTGA
- the murA gene encoding UDP-N-acetylglucosamine 1-carboxyvinyltransferase yields the protein MTIQGGVPIQGEVSAQGAKNAALPMMAAALLIPDGTLRIDNVPDLQDTHTMAQLLQELGAKVHFQSNTVVIETPKTIGWTTPVRLVRRMRASSLVLGPLLARCGRAILPLPGGCSIGSRPLDLHLKSFSRMGADIELEHGSVHASLNELKGSRIYLDFPSVGATENLMMAAVLAKGDTVIENAAREPEIINLAETLRAIGALIKGEGTGTIHIKGVHEQDLGSATVTTIPDRIEAATFLLAGIITGGAVTVSKVIPEHMDHLLVKLEEAGGVCEIHENRVRAWASGRLGSISLKTMPFPGFPTDLQPQMMALLSLSEGTSVVLENVFRSRFLHVSELQRMGAEIEMQGNAAIIRGIRTFMGAEVYATDLRAGAALVLAGLSAPDETNVFGMAHVWRGYENFVRKLQLLGADVGIRRTGKG from the coding sequence ATGACCATTCAAGGTGGCGTACCCATACAGGGAGAGGTTTCTGCACAGGGGGCAAAAAACGCTGCGCTTCCAATGATGGCTGCGGCACTGCTGATCCCGGATGGAACGCTTCGTATTGACAATGTTCCAGATCTTCAGGACACTCATACCATGGCGCAATTGCTCCAGGAGCTTGGAGCCAAGGTGCATTTTCAATCGAATACCGTGGTCATCGAGACACCCAAAACAATAGGCTGGACAACACCTGTGCGGCTCGTCCGGCGGATGAGGGCTTCCTCCCTCGTTCTCGGGCCGCTGTTGGCCCGCTGCGGCAGAGCGATACTGCCCCTGCCTGGGGGATGTTCCATCGGCAGTCGGCCCCTTGACCTCCATCTGAAGAGCTTTTCCCGCATGGGTGCGGACATCGAACTTGAGCACGGTTCGGTCCACGCATCACTGAACGAACTGAAAGGCAGCAGGATCTACCTGGATTTCCCTTCTGTAGGGGCCACGGAGAATCTCATGATGGCGGCTGTCCTCGCTAAGGGCGACACGGTCATCGAAAACGCGGCGCGGGAACCGGAGATCATCAACCTTGCCGAGACGCTGCGCGCTATCGGGGCCCTGATCAAAGGAGAAGGAACCGGCACAATCCATATCAAAGGGGTCCATGAACAGGACCTGGGCAGTGCGACCGTCACAACCATCCCGGATCGCATTGAAGCGGCGACCTTTCTGCTTGCGGGCATCATCACCGGAGGGGCGGTGACGGTTTCCAAGGTCATCCCGGAACATATGGACCATCTCCTGGTAAAGCTCGAAGAGGCCGGCGGGGTATGCGAAATCCATGAAAACCGGGTGCGGGCATGGGCATCGGGAAGGCTGGGAAGCATTTCCCTCAAAACCATGCCCTTCCCGGGCTTCCCGACGGATCTCCAGCCGCAGATGATGGCGCTCCTTTCCCTCTCGGAAGGAACGAGCGTCGTGCTGGAAAACGTATTCAGGTCCAGATTTCTTCATGTCAGTGAGCTCCAGCGTATGGGTGCCGAGATAGAAATGCAGGGGAATGCCGCCATTATCCGGGGAATCCGCACCTTCATGGGCGCCGAGGTCTACGCCACCGACCTCCGGGCCGGTGCCGCCCTGGTTCTTGCAGGGTTGTCGGCCCCCGACGAAACCAATGTATTCGGGATGGCTCATGTGTGGCGGGGCTATGAGAATTTTGTAAGAAAGCTGCAGCTTCTTGGAGCTGACGTAGGAATCCGCAGAACCGGGAAGGGATAG